The nucleotide sequence GCCGACGCCCCCTATCGCGGCGCGCGCACCAAGAACTGGCTGAAGATCAAATGCACGCGGCGCCAGGAATTCGTCATCGTCGGCTGGACGCCGAGCGAGAGCAAGGGACGAGCGCTGCGGGCGCTGCTCCTCGCCGTGCACGAGGACGGCAAGCTTCGCTATGTCGGCAAGACCGGCACCGGCTTCTCCATGGCGACGCTGCAGGAGTTGCGCGAAAAGCTCGGGGAGATCGAAGTCAAGAAGGCGCCGGTCGAGGCGCCGCGCTCCGAAACCCGGGGCGCCCACTGGGTGAAGCCCGAATTGGTCGCGGAGGTCGCCTTCGCCGAGTTCACCTCAGAGGGCGTCGTCCGTCACGCGAGCTTCCTGGGCCTGCGCGACGATAAGTCGGCCGAGGACGTGGTCGAGGAAAGGCCTCAGCCGGTCGAGCCCGCCCCGGTCGACGACATCAAGATCACCAATCCCGGCCGCGTCATCTTTCCCGAAGCCAAGATCACCAAGGGACAGCTTGCCGACTATTATCGCGCCGTCGCGCCGCTGATGCTGGAGTGGACCGCGAACCGCCCGGTCAGCCTGGTCCGCTGTCCGCAAGGCCGTGCCAAGAAATGCTTTTTCCAGAAGCATGACAGCGGCAGCTTCGGAAAGCATGTCCTTCATGTTCCCGTGAAGGAGAAGAAAGGCGGCACCGAGGACTATCTCTACGTCGCCGACGCCTCAGGGCTCCTCGCCTGCGTGCAGATGGGAACGATCGAGTTCCACGGCTGGGGCTCGAAGGTCGAGGATATCGAAAAGCCCGATCGGCTCATCTTCGACCTCGACCCCGACGAGGGACTCGGTTTCGACGCCGTGAAAAAGGCCGCGCGGGACATCAAGCGCCACCTCGCGGACATGGGGCTGCAGACCTTTCCGCTGCTCACCGGCGGCAAGGGGCTGCACATCGTCGTGCCGCTGACGCCGAAGGCGGAATGGCCGGCGGTGAAGGATTTCGCCAACCGCTTCGCCCTGGCCCTGGCCGAAGGCGAGCCGGACCGCTTCACCGCGACCATGTCCAAGGCGAAGCGCAAGGGCCGCATCTTCCTCGACTGGCTGCGCAACCAGCGCGGTGCCACCGCCATCATGCCCTACAGCGCCCGCGCCCGCGAAGGCGCCACCGTGTCGGCGCCGATCGTTTGGGACGAGTTGGACGAGATGGAGTCGGGCGGGCGTTTCAGCGTGAAGGATGCGGAGACGCTGCTGGAGCGCGCCTCCGGCCGCCTGCTTCAAGGCTGGGGGGAAGCGGCCCAGGCGCTGCCGGATTTGTAGACGGCGTCATCCGGCGAACGCGGGGACCCAAGAACACCGTTCAGTGAAGAAGGGCTTCGGCGTCTTCTCAAACGCCTGAGTTCTTGGGTCCGGCATTCGCCGGGATGACGTAAACAGTTAATCGGCTGCGTCCGAGACGGTCCGGCCGACGGACTCGACATCCCGGCCCATGCCGGAGATGGTGTTGCAGGCGGTGGTGATGAGGGTGGTGGCCGCGAGGCCCGCCAGCATCAACTTACGAAACATCGATAACTCCAGGACAAAGGGGGAAAGACCGTCCGGGCGGCCGCGAACTCTTGCGTTTCGCCTCTCCCGCTCCGATGATCCACCTTCGGAGATATCCCGTGGCCGACTGTTGCGCAAGCAAGGGGAGCGAACTGGAACGGCTGGCGCGCCAGGCCGAGCAGCGCCGCGTGCTCGTCCTCGTGCTCGCCCTCAACGCCGCCATGTTCCTCGTCGAGTTCACCGCCGGCCTGATCGCCGGCTCGGCGGCGCTCATGGCGGATTCAGCCGACATGTTCGGCGACGCCAGCGTCTACGCCTTGAGCCTCTACGCCCTCGACAGGAGCGACCGCTGGAAGGCCGGAGCGGCGATGGCGAAGGGCCTCTTCATCCTTGGCCTCGGCCTTGCCGTGCTGATCGAGATCGGCGTCAGGCTTCAGACCGGCGTTCCGCCCCGTTCCACCTTGATGCTCTTGTTCGGCGGCCTCGCCCTCGTCGTGAACCTCTTCTGCCTCCGGCTGATATGGCGGTTCCGCTCCCTCGACATGAACATGTCGAGCGCGGTCGAATGCTCGCGAAACGACGTCATCGCCAATTCGGGCGTGCTGCTCGCGGCCGGCGCCGTCGCCGTCACCGGTTCCTTCTGGCCGGACATCATCGTCGCCTCGGTGATCGCCGTCCTTTTCCTTCGCTCCGCGACGCGGGTGATCGCCGAAGCCTGGCCGGCCCTTCGCCGCGTCCCGGGCTGAGCTTGGCTGCGGCAAGTGCCGGGTTGCAAATCGTATACGGTGGCTCCTATCGTTCCGGCCCCGACCACCTTCAGATTTCGAGGCCGCTCGTGACGAAATTCTTGTCTCTCTCCGCTGCTCTCCTAGCGAGCCTCTCCGCCACCGCCCTTTCTGCGCCCGCTTTTGCGCAGGCCCCTGCGGCGACGGCCGAGCGAGGCACCGCCGATGCCCGCCTCCGCGCCCTCTACGAGGCCGAGTGGCAGTGGCGGATGAAGGAATTCGGCCAGATCAAGGAGGAAGGCGAATGGACGGCGGGCGACCATCTGCCCCAGGTGGATGCCGAGAGCCATCTGAGGCGCCTCGCCTATTGGGAAAAGACGCTGGCGGCGCTCGACCAAATCCCGCTCGACCAGCTCTCCCACGAGGAACAGATCAACGCGGCCGTCTTCCGCACCAATCTGGAGCAGGACATCGCCGACGCGCGCTTCCGCGAATGGGAGATGCCGTTCGACAGCGACAGCAATTTCTGGTCGTACCTCAACCCGCGCCAGGGCTACCGCACGGCCGCGCAATATCGCCGTTATTTGAGCCGGATGCGGGACATTCCGCGCTATTTCGATCAGCATGTCGCCAATATGCGCGCCGGCCTGGAGCGCGGCTTCAGCGTGCCGCGCGTGACCTTGGAGGGCCGGGATTCCTCGCTCGTCCCGTACACCAGCGTCGAGGCGGCCAAGAATCCCTTCTTCAAGGCTTTCGAGGACATGCCGGACAGCATCCCGGCGGCCGAGCAGGCGAAGCTTCGCGCCGAGGCCGAAACCCTCATTCGTGACACCGTCGCGCCGGCCTATGGCGAGCTCCTGACCTTCATCCGCGACGTCTATTTCCCCAACACCCGCAAGACGATCTCGGCCGCCGACATGCCCAATGGCGAGGCCTATTACCTCTCCAACGTGAAACAATATTCGACCTTGAACCTGACGCCGCAGCAGATCCACGAGATCGGTCTCAAGGAAGTCGCCCGCATCCAGGCGGAGATGAAGGCGACGATCGCCGAGACCGGCTTCAAGGGCAGCTTCCAGGAATTTCTGCAGTTCCTGAAGACCGATCCGCAATTCTACGCCAAGACGCCGGACGAATTGATGGGCGTCTCCTCCTATGTCGCCAAGCGCGTCGACGGGAAGATCGACGACGTGATCGGCTTCCTGCCGCGCGGCCGCTTCACCATCCTGCCGGTACCGGACGCGATCGCGCCCTTCTACACGGCCGGCCGCGGCGGCCTCGGCAGCTGCCTCATGAACACCTACAACCTGCCGGTCCGCCCGCTCTACAACATCCCCGCCCTCACCCTGCACGAATGCGCGCCCGGCCACAGCTTCCAGGCCGCGCTCGCCCTGGAGGCGCCGGAGCGGCCGGACTTCCGAAACGAGACCTATTTCTCCGGCTATGGCGAAGGCTGGGGCCTCTACACCGAATGGCTCGGCATCGGCATGGGCATCTACCGCACGCCGTACGAGCAGTTCGGCCGCCAGTCCTACGAGATGTGGCGCGCGGTGCGCCTCGTCATCGACCCCGGCATCCACGCCATGGGCTGGAGCCGCGAGAAGGCGATCGACTATCTCGCCAGCCACACCGCGCTATCGCAGCACGAGGTCGAGACCGAGGTGGACCGCTACATCAGCTGGCCGGGCCAGGCCGTGGCCTACAAGCTGGGCGAGATGACCATCCGGCGCCTGCGCGCCAAGGCCGAGAAGGCGCTCGGCGACAAGTTCGACCAACGCTATTTCCACGACACGATCCTCGGCCTCGGCTCCGTCCCCCTCCCCGTCCTGGAAGCCGAAATCGACCGCTTCATCGCGGACGGCGGCAAGAACCCGCATGCGAAGGCGGACGCCGACCGATGAGCCAGCTTTGATTAGAAGGTGTAGGTAAGCCCTCCGCCGACGAAGAACTGGTCGGCATCGCCCGCCTCATCCACCAGGGGGCTCTCCTTGAACTCGCCGAGCATCGAGGAATAGCTGGCGATGCCGAAGAGGCCGAGGCCGCCGGTCGTGAGGTCGCCCTGGAGCTTGTAGCTGCCGAGCAGGCTGGCGCGGACATTCTTCCAGCCT is from Sphingosinicella humi and encodes:
- the ligD gene encoding DNA ligase D; its protein translation is MARTNSDPLATYKKKRDFTKTSEPAGTVADSGGRDFMVQKHDATRLHFDFRLELDGVLKSWAVTRGPSPNPDDKRLAVRTEDHPLDYATFEGTIPKGQYGGGTVMLWDRGTWTPVPGKDPRKTLEEGHLHFTLDGERMKGEWVMFRLKPRGRERTENWILRKVEDVHAGPTGALTEKFLTSVKTGRTMNKIAEAMDAVWTSEGEVKAPPRSGEGDRDAKRRGGGGGGATAANAAAPPPRSARSPSPSRGGSKPPKFHAVQKATLVDHVPSGSAWLHEMKYDGYRCLLALGGGKAKIYTRTGLDWTDKFPEIAAAAREIEVGSALLDGEIVHVDENGGTSFSALQQAISEGGRGLTLFLFDALEIAGESLTKLPNLERKARLASLIGDGQPPFILYADHIVSHGEKLLKGMCDAGQEGIISKRADAPYRGARTKNWLKIKCTRRQEFVIVGWTPSESKGRALRALLLAVHEDGKLRYVGKTGTGFSMATLQELREKLGEIEVKKAPVEAPRSETRGAHWVKPELVAEVAFAEFTSEGVVRHASFLGLRDDKSAEDVVEERPQPVEPAPVDDIKITNPGRVIFPEAKITKGQLADYYRAVAPLMLEWTANRPVSLVRCPQGRAKKCFFQKHDSGSFGKHVLHVPVKEKKGGTEDYLYVADASGLLACVQMGTIEFHGWGSKVEDIEKPDRLIFDLDPDEGLGFDAVKKAARDIKRHLADMGLQTFPLLTGGKGLHIVVPLTPKAEWPAVKDFANRFALALAEGEPDRFTATMSKAKRKGRIFLDWLRNQRGATAIMPYSARAREGATVSAPIVWDELDEMESGGRFSVKDAETLLERASGRLLQGWGEAAQALPDL
- a CDS encoding entericidin A/B family lipoprotein, translating into MFRKLMLAGLAATTLITTACNTISGMGRDVESVGRTVSDAAD
- a CDS encoding cation transporter encodes the protein MADCCASKGSELERLARQAEQRRVLVLVLALNAAMFLVEFTAGLIAGSAALMADSADMFGDASVYALSLYALDRSDRWKAGAAMAKGLFILGLGLAVLIEIGVRLQTGVPPRSTLMLLFGGLALVVNLFCLRLIWRFRSLDMNMSSAVECSRNDVIANSGVLLAAGAVAVTGSFWPDIIVASVIAVLFLRSATRVIAEAWPALRRVPG
- a CDS encoding DUF885 family protein, whose amino-acid sequence is MSRPLVTKFLSLSAALLASLSATALSAPAFAQAPAATAERGTADARLRALYEAEWQWRMKEFGQIKEEGEWTAGDHLPQVDAESHLRRLAYWEKTLAALDQIPLDQLSHEEQINAAVFRTNLEQDIADARFREWEMPFDSDSNFWSYLNPRQGYRTAAQYRRYLSRMRDIPRYFDQHVANMRAGLERGFSVPRVTLEGRDSSLVPYTSVEAAKNPFFKAFEDMPDSIPAAEQAKLRAEAETLIRDTVAPAYGELLTFIRDVYFPNTRKTISAADMPNGEAYYLSNVKQYSTLNLTPQQIHEIGLKEVARIQAEMKATIAETGFKGSFQEFLQFLKTDPQFYAKTPDELMGVSSYVAKRVDGKIDDVIGFLPRGRFTILPVPDAIAPFYTAGRGGLGSCLMNTYNLPVRPLYNIPALTLHECAPGHSFQAALALEAPERPDFRNETYFSGYGEGWGLYTEWLGIGMGIYRTPYEQFGRQSYEMWRAVRLVIDPGIHAMGWSREKAIDYLASHTALSQHEVETEVDRYISWPGQAVAYKLGEMTIRRLRAKAEKALGDKFDQRYFHDTILGLGSVPLPVLEAEIDRFIADGGKNPHAKADADR